A region of Trypanosoma brucei brucei TREU927 chromosome 1, complete sequence DNA encodes the following proteins:
- a CDS encoding hypothetical protein, unlikely (GPI-Anchor Signal predicted for Tb927.1.3870 by DGPI v2.04, no cleavage site predicted), whose protein sequence is MCVFVQLRNAFLEVEGRLEGFSACWCLFLSLVFGTTKISGGAVLFMY, encoded by the coding sequence atgtgtgtgtttgtacaGTTGCGCAACGCGTTTTTGGAAGTCGAAGGTCGTCTTGAAGGGTTTAGTGCTTGTTGgtgccttttcctttccttagTATTTGGCACTACCAAAATTTCTGGAGGTGCTGTGTTGTTCATGTATTGA